From a region of the Zerene cesonia ecotype Mississippi chromosome 11, Zerene_cesonia_1.1, whole genome shotgun sequence genome:
- the LOC119830219 gene encoding 1-acyl-sn-glycerol-3-phosphate acyltransferase alpha-like, producing the protein MWDKIIYMFVIILATYILKQLFSETPNYVKFQSKFLVFYIWSSFVALFTLPFFVFRPKNVKNSLCGAQIIKHVTKLIEVKWHLRNGKILAEDKGAVIISNHQSSLDILGLFNVWHVAVKVAAIARKELFYIWPFGLAAYLAGVVFIDRNSTKDAYKQLKITSDVMVKNKTKIWIFPEGTRNKDSSKLLPFKKGAFNIAVAAQVPIIPVIISPYYFINRKKYIFNKGHAIIQCLEPIPTKGLKIEDVPELITKVQNIMEIAYKELSKEVISALPPNYPLASQH; encoded by the exons ATGtgggataaaataatttatatgtttgtgaTAATACTCGCCACTTACATTTTGAAACAACTATTTTCTGAAACTcctaattatgttaaatttcaatCGAAGTTTCTAGTGTTCTACATATGGTCATCGTTTGTGGCATTATTCACTTTACCATTTTTTGTATTCAGAccaaaaaatgtcaaaaactCCCT ATGTGgtgcacagataataaaacatgttacCAAACTGATTGAAGTAAAATGGCATTTACGAAATGGTAAAATTCTGGCAGAAGACAAAGGTGCTGTTATCATATCAAACCATCAATCGTCACTTGATATTTTgg GTCTGTTTAATGTTTGGCATGTGGCAGTGAAAGTAGCTGCTATTGCTAGAAAAGAGTTATTCTACATTTGGCCATTTGGACTGGCAGCCTATCTTGCTGGTGTGGTGTTTATTGACAGAAATAGTACAAAAGATGCATATAAACAACTTAAGATAACATCAGATGTAATGGTAAAAAACAAg ACTAAAATATGGATATTTCCTGAGGGAACCAGAAATAAAGACTCAAGCAAATTGCTACCTTTCAAGAAGGGTGCTTTCAATATAGCAGTTGCAGCGCAAGTGCCGATTATACCAGTTATCATATCTCCATACTActttataaacagaaaaaagtatattttcaacaaag gaCATGCTATAATTCAATGCTTAGAACCAATACCCACAAAGGGTTTGAAAATAGAGGATGTACCTGAGCTCATTACCAAAGTGCAAAATATAATGGAAATTGCTTACAAGGAACTTTCAAAGGAGGTAATCAGTGCCTTACCACCAAATTACCCTCTTGCTAGTCAGCACTGA